The Lactuca sativa cultivar Salinas chromosome 2, Lsat_Salinas_v11, whole genome shotgun sequence genome includes the window attCCAAAGAATAGACAATGCATTAGTTGATTGAATGTGAATAAActgaaaattattttattagATGTTTGTTTTCATCTATTAATTGTTTTTGTATTTCTTAGATGATTCTTATCAATCATTGGATCCATTGTGCCAAAAAGAATCCTTTCCAACTCCAACTATATTAagtatataattataaattttaaaatattactgATAAAAATATAGTGCTAATATAGATATTTAACTCTTTTTAGTTATTTACGTTTAATTGAATACGCTTTTTTTCACTCGAATCATACCCTACAAAAGTTAAAAACTTAGACCCAACccattttataaataatttattatattaCTATACGATAATTAAACCAGGTTGATGCCTTTCGAAATTGTATGTTGGTGGGATTGTGATAAAAGCTTCACGAACGCATTCCTTGGAAAACACTTCCGGCTTTCATTTCCATATGTAATTGATCTTTCTCTCTAAGCCAATCGAAGCTTCTTTTTGAGATAAAATCACGTGCTTCATCATAAGATATATCATCGATCGATAATTAAAGTCGCCTAAGGCTATTCGGAGTGGGCATACAAACCCACGACAGCTTCTACAAAGTTCCATTCTAGAAGATCATTACATATTTTACATGACAGGATTGAAAAAGAAAATTATAGGagtatttaaatgaaaaagattTTATGATTATGAAGATCATTACATATTTTACATACCTTTATAAATGGATTTTATCTTTTATAAAGTGAATTCCCATTTGGTTATTTATTTGTAGTGAATTTCTGGACTATAACTTGAATTAATCTCTCGCACCTGCAGATGTAGGGGAATGCCTTGCTACTGCAACCAATATAGAAATTAACATGTCATCCAAAGCTGTTTCAGGGACAATCGTTTCCAATCAGCATAAATGTTGATTCAATTGGTATCCGAGTCGATCTTTGTCTTTGTATGTGGAAATACCATCGATTACAATTCTTTCTTGAATATAACCTTTTACAATGAGTGCGACATGAGTGGCACCATCTCCAACATCTATCACAACCAGTGTTTTGGCAAAATAGTtaatatagaaaaatcataagttcCCTAATTCACTATATCTTTTGGGAATTCTATGGAACAGGTGGTGTACATATCTAAAAAACAAAACAACCAACCTTCGATGTTGCGTACCCAACAGCTAGAGCAAGCACTCGTTGAATCACAATTCAAGTTGttaacatggaaaataaaaatcaaaagacggaaaatcacaccaacaattttaaagaaaccctaatctagaAGAAATCAGGAAAGAAAACGTACTGTAGTGCAAGTGTGGTCTTCCGATGTCTATTTCATCTACTTTACACCTCTCTCTCTCACTCGATCTTTGTCTCTCGACTCGTCTGTCTATAAAAATGAAGTATCAAACCTGTCGCAAGAACGGAAGGAAGGCTTGAGGAATTTGAGTAGATAGATAGATGAGAGATAGGCGGGAAAGCATCAGACTATGTGACTGATCGGAATCGGAAGCGGAAGAAGGGAGAGGCGGTCTCAAAATGGAATAAAACACAAGTAGATGAGGCGGCGGTTATATCGAGGGTGTAGCCCTTCCATATATTTGAAAGAAAACCATTGCCATTGAAATGTTTCTTGTATTCATGTACAAATAAAAGACATTGAAATGCAATTGTGATTTCGTATATCATATGGGCGCTTGACACTACAATAATTCATAGTTAAAACTTAAATTGTGTAATAAAACCTCTAATCCTGGAGATCTAAGTCACTCTATATTTTTCTGTTAAAAACTTTAGTATAAATCTCTTAATTTTACAAAATCACGATAGTATAAATAAACtacaataaattttaaaaaatatatattgaagATTCTAAATTAAAATCCTAATCAAACTAATgatagtttgatttttttttaacaacTAACACACATTCTAATAAACTACTTCTAAACTATAGTTTGATATCATCTAAATCATTTCCAATTGTACTTTCTCTAAATGTTTGAATCAATCGATTTCCCTTTTGATTTGAACAAAAAGAATCAGACTGAAGCTTCACCGTCAACTATCTCGGATTTTGAAATCTCATTGTGATTCTTTTCTTGGGTCGGATTCAAGTCAACAATTCCTAGCTCGTCATTTCTTGAATCGGACAAAGTCGAGTCCTTACTTTTACCCCATATGATTAGGTATAATCCGAGAACAATAATTAATGCTCCAGCAACCCTGAAAAGAGTTATTCGAAATACAAAATGATATATGCGGTCATGTAAAGTGAGCATTACAAGTTTTTTCCAATCACGTAGAGGTCATTTATGTCTTTGGGATAGTGAGTGATGTCTCACTTGGGTCCAACTTTTATGATAggataaaaaaacatatttttgtttTAATCACCTTAATGCATACCAAACATAAAAGATACTATGTCATGAGTTACAAAACTTACCTTCCCAAGTCCAATTGTTCACCTAGAGTAAACGAGCTCACAATCACAACGATCACCATCCCAAGGGGATTGAAGGCTGTTACAAAAAAAGGtcccttcttcttcatcactagACCCGAAATATAGTAGCTCGCCCCTGACCGAACTATTCCCTATATCGAACCCCAAAACAAAAGAAGTTAAgggaaaaataaaatagaaaacatATGAGAAATTAAGGTAATTAATCGATTTGTTTTCTTACACTATATAGTGTCGCGAATAGTTTTGTGTCCCAATTTATAGACCAAATGCCTTTTTTGCCCTTCTCAATAACAAGAGTCATCACAGTTCCTTGCAAAGCACCCATCATACAGATGAGGGTTGTTAGAGACAACTGAGCAGGATATTTCTTCAATGTCACAGCCTGAAAAAAAAAAAGCGAACCATTTAAGACAAAAAATTGAGTCTTAAATCCTTGTATGTAGCACAACAACAAAAATAGTCTTTAGTCTTATTTACCTGAAGAATGTAAAATCCAGCCCAAAAAACACAGCCGGCGGTTATCATTAGCGCACCCTTGAGATGGTGGTCTGAAGAGGGTGTAGTGGGTGGTAgagggtggtggtagtggtgcaCTCTGGTGACCTTGGTCCATGGCAATGGGATGGGTGGTCCATTAACAAAGGTCATGACCATGGCTCCACCTACTGTCACAAGGGTCCCTATGATCTTTCCTTGGCTATGCAATCTTCTTATGTTCACCTTCTCAAGCCTACGTACAATTAAAAATTAACATGTCTTTATAAAACTAGTTAGTTTTGTTTCATTGTTTGTACATTACGAAAGTCATATTGTACGTACCTGAATATCCATGCCATGAAGAATGTCAAAGCAGGGAGAATGTTGCACATTGCTATGGCAAATGTCGCAGTGGTATACTTCATTCCAGTATAATACAATATTTGGTCCATAACAGGCCTAAATTCCACAAACTTTTTGTAATTAGATAATTCAATTAAAATGTAATATTAATGTGGTTTTAATGAGGCCTTGATGAATGCGTACTCTAATTGTGCAAGCAACATTATCTTCAAGAACACATACAACGTCATCTGAGGTC containing:
- the LOC111912192 gene encoding WAT1-related protein At2g39510, with amino-acid sequence MWRDRWSRFADGGKPYLGVLFLQLGYAFNGIIVKSALNKGLNPCTFSVYRNIYAVIVFGPFALYFERKLRPQMTLYVFLKIMLLAQLEPVMDQILYYTGMKYTTATFAIAMCNILPALTFFMAWIFRLEKVNIRRLHSQGKIIGTLVTVGGAMVMTFVNGPPIPLPWTKVTRVHHYHHPLPPTTPSSDHHLKGALMITAGCVFWAGFYILQAVTLKKYPAQLSLTTLICMMGALQGTVMTLVIEKGKKGIWSINWDTKLFATLYSGIVRSGASYYISGLVMKKKGPFFVTAFNPLGMVIVVIVSSFTLGEQLDLGRVAGALIIVLGLYLIIWGKSKDSTLSDSRNDELGIVDLNPTQEKNHNEISKSEIVDGEASV